The nucleotide sequence GAATCCTTTCAGCAACGCCATCGCCAGCGTTCCACCCGCAAACAGCAACAGACTGAACGTAAAGACATTATACAGGGCCGACTGCAACGGCGACTGATCGTAGAGATAGTAGATGTCGAGCGTTTCGCGCACCAGATCCAGCGCATACCGAACGAGTTGCGCCGGGAAAATGCCGAACAGATTGGAAATGATTGTGAATACCGTTCCCCAGATCAGGTACCATTTGTATTTGAGGAGGTATTTATTCAGGTAGGAAAGTGCTTTCACCGGTGGCCGAACTGCTTTTTGTTCGTAACCCCGTGAGCCGCCGAAAAGTTGCAGAGAACGGATGCGGCATAGCCTGGGAAAGACCGACTTATTAACCGGCTTAAGCCCCCGGCAGCAGGTTATGTTCCAGCGCATACCGCACTAAAGCTGCCGTGTTGGAGCAATTAAGCTTGCTCATCATGTTGGCCCGGTGCGTTTTAACCGTTAGCGGACTCAGGAATAACTGCTGGCCAATCTGCTCATTCGTAAAACCATCGACAATGAGTCCCAGTACCTCGCGCTCGCGCTGGGTGAGCGTTTCACCGTAAGCCGATACCGGTGGTTTGCGGTTGGCCAGTCCATGAAACAGCACCGGGGCCAGTTCAGTGCTAACATAAATCTGCCCCCGGCTGATGCTTTCCATGGCTTTGACGAGTTCGGTTTTGCCCGTGTTTTTAACCAGATAGCCATCTGCCCCCGCCCGAAGCATCTGGCGAACGGTATCGTAATCATTAGCCATACTGACGGCCAGCACCCGCACGTTAGGAAACTGCTTTTTGATCCGCTTGGTGGTTTCTAGACCGTTCAGTTCGGGCATCTCAACGTCCAGCAGAATGCAGTCGACGGGCGTTGTGGACAGGAAAGTCAGAACCTCCAGACCGTTTCGCGCTTCGCCAACCACCTCGCATCCTTCGATTCGTTCCAGCAGGCTTCTTAGCCCATCTAAAAAAAGCTGATGGTCGTCGGCTAACAGGATGCGGGTGGGCATGGCTAAGCAGATGGTGCGGAGATTTTAAACAAATATAAAAAATGGTGTGGATAGATTAGCAAGTCAAAAGTACGTTCCTTATTAAGCGTATACATCCCCCGAAAAGAGTAGATTTTTATCTACTTCTTTTGGCGGTCAGGGTCTGCAAAATCCGGGCGAATATCGGCTCAGTCAGATTTTACGAACCGGCTCAAAAAGCCTTTCTCCTATCAGGGTGCGCCTTCTGCCCGGATTTGCCTAATATATATTACTTCACGGATTAACTAAACGGATGGCTACACTAAACGGAGTAGATGCCCTCCGAATCACCGTTTCGTAAAAACGCAGTAAACAATAGCAGGTCATTAATCGTCTTATTGCCATCCAGTTACCACACCATGCACGATGAACTACAGATTATGGCTCACGCTGTCCGCAGCGTGGCTGGCCCTTTCAACCCAGGCGCAGTATCGCGTCCGTCATTACACTTTACAGGATGGCTTAGGCAACGGGGGCGCTTACTACCTGCTGAAGGATTCAAAGCGCTATCTGTGGTTTCTTTCCCAGGATGGAATCACCCGGTTTGACGGAACACGATTTGTCAATTATGCGCCATCAACGGAGCCTCCGGACCAGAATCAATCGCGACCCGGCCCAACCGGCAATACAGGTAATGGACTAGCCGAAACGCCCAACGGCGACCTCTGGTTTGGCACGGAGCAATGCCTGAATCACTACGTTCGCGCAACAAATCGTTTCAAAACGGTTTTTGCCCGAGATCGTAACGGTAAACCTATCCGGACCATGACGCACGTTATTGACGCGGACAGTCAGGAGGTCTGGT is from Spirosoma taeanense and encodes:
- a CDS encoding response regulator transcription factor, with product MPTRILLADDHQLFLDGLRSLLERIEGCEVVGEARNGLEVLTFLSTTPVDCILLDVEMPELNGLETTKRIKKQFPNVRVLAVSMANDYDTVRQMLRAGADGYLVKNTGKTELVKAMESISRGQIYVSTELAPVLFHGLANRKPPVSAYGETLTQREREVLGLIVDGFTNEQIGQQLFLSPLTVKTHRANMMSKLNCSNTAALVRYALEHNLLPGA